GGTTATCTGCTCGGGCGTGAGTTTGCTGAAATCTACATCTTCAAGCAACTTCTCGACTAAATCTTCTTTCTTGGTGGCCATTTTCTTTCCTCTCCTCATGGTATTTGTTATGGCCATTTACACAATCTTTTTTACACCCTCCTATCCAACGCCTGGGCCGTTTGCCTCAGGCTTAAGCCGCATTCCTGATGAAGCCTCAGGGCTTCCCTTATTCTTTTCACTGATGTTCTCCTCTGTGCCATGGTCGCTCTCCGCATTTGTTTTATGCGGCGATTATCATGACCGTAATGGCGTTGAGAAGATTTATTAGGTGGCAGGTTTGCTCCGGAATGACCGGCAGGTTTCGACCGGAACAGGTGGCAGGTTTATTCCGGAATCAGTGGCAGGTTTGGTCCGGAATATGCATTAAGCCCCTCGACTTTTTGTAGTATAAGTTTACTCCTCATTTTTTAATTTATTAACATGCACCTCAACCATTTTGAAAAATGGTTTATTAATCGAGGCTTGATGCAGCTCAGTAATTATTTCCGCAAGTAGCCTCGTATCATATGTCCCCATCTTCTTCACAAGAGCCGAAAGATTCAATAATCTCTGAATGTCCGTTAATCCTGGGGATTTCCCACTTAGCCACAAATTAACAAGGTTTTCATCATGCATGTTTTCCTGAATTGCACTAATTGCATATGACGTTAAATATTCCTTTATTTCCATATATAATTCATCAACATTTGTTCCCTGATCGATCTGCCACCATTTATCATTGTTTTCTTTAAGTAAAAACCCTATTCGTTGTCTCCAATGGCAATCTTCTATAGAAGGAGATTCAATATTTAGCGAAAAATAATCTATCAATCTATTTGATATAACTCCAATATTGATTGTAAAAATAACTATATCATTTTTACTCTTTCGACTTTTTTGAAAATCTATCAATCCATAATTTGAATTTTCCTTTATTATAAAAGTGTTCCCCTCAAGAGAAAAGCCATATTCTTTAAAAAACGGTTTGAAATACATCTTTATCAGATTATTATACTTTAGTGAGGAATTCATTTACTTGTCCCTCACTACATCAACTTGATACCCTTGCTGTTTTAACCAATTATCTTTTGCTCGTTGACTTGGAGTGTAAGGCGACTTGCCAGCTTTGGTCTCAATACCACCAAGAACCCGTCCATCCTTGCTTACCTCAATATCAATAACTCGTTTACCAAAGGGAGTATTTTTTGCAACCTCAGTTTGAACATTGAATCCTTCTTTATTCATTAAGTATGAAATTTCATCGCGAAAAGCGTCACCCTTTATTTTATTTTCTATAATTTTTGTCTCTTTCGTAATTTTACTTACCGCATCCCCATGCTTAGCAATCTGCTCCGCCCCTTCGGAAACGACATCAATCCCCGCTTTAACCATCTTCCCGGATACTATTGGTAACGCTGCGCCTGCTATGCTTGCGGCACGGTCAATCCCGCTTAGTTTATCATTAAATTCATCGTACCCGGTAATTGCGGCTTTCAAATCTTTCAAATCGGAAAACCCCGGAAACAGGTCATCTATCGGACCAATTAGCATGGGAGTTATCGCTTCATTCGCATACGCTCTCTCTATCTTCTGCCGTGCTATCTCATCCAGCTCATGTTCTCGTATAATGTGTCTACGCTGCTGAACTTCGTCCAATATCGTTCCAGTCGGGTCGATCCCCAGCAATTCAATATAGGCGAGCTTTAAGTCGGTACTTGTCCTTGTATCTTTGTAGAAATTACTCCCTAGTATCACTTCTTTATATTTTTCATAAAGCTGCGCCCCTATACCATACTTTGAATCGTCATTCCACACCTGTATGCATTCGTTTATTCGTATCTCCTTATTCGTGTAAAACCCTTTGTCGTTTATGAAATTCGTCGTCCTTTCATACATCACAACCGACTTCTCGTATATCTCCTCCGTCGTCTTCGCCGCGTCACCATATCCTTTCTTCAACGAATCAATCGCATTCTTTATCTCTCCTTCCGGGTCCGTCACAAACGCCACCGTCGAGCTATCAACCGTAAACCCGCCCTTAAGCCCTATATCCACCGTCCCGTACTGCGCCTTCGTTACGTCCCGGTTAAGCCCCGAGAGGTCCGTTTCCCCATCCCGTACAATAATCGTCCCCTCGCCTATGGTCGCGAAGTTCGTTTGCCGCTTCTGCGAAAAGCCGTAGCTCGCGTTCACGCTCCACGTATTGTTCTTCTCCTCGGGTTTGCCCGTGCTGTTCGATCCCAGGTTTACGCCAGCTCCCGCGTTATAGGAGATGTCCTTGTCTTTTATATGGATGTACTCAAAGGAACCGGTATCGAGAGTAAGATCGTTGGAGGTCGAGGCGATCACCGCCCCTTTCAGGGTAGTCTTGTTCTCCACGTATATATTTACGCTGTTTCCCGTAAGGCTCGTCTGTTCGCTCACCCATTTCCTTGTACTGCTCGATACGCTGAAATTGCCTCCGGCATTCAACCCGCTGCCGGATTTGCTTTCGCTGTACCCGGCGCTCAGGCCCAGGCTGTGCGAGCCGGAGCTGCTCTTGTCCTGCAGGGATTCCACTATCAGGTTCCCGCCGACGTTCAGGTCAAGCTGCTCGTTCGCCGACACCACGGCGCCGCGCACCGTGGTGTCGTTTTTGCTCGTAATGCTTATATTGGTCGCGTTCAGGCGGGAATTGGCCCAGGTCGTGCTCTCCGAGTCCATCTCCGAGTAGCTCGCGTCGGCGTTTACTCCCCACGAGCCGTTCGTGCTGTAGCTTCCGTTTATGTGCGCCTGCCTGGTGCTCGAGCTCGACTTGTTCGTGTTCCGCGCCGCCGTTATCTCCACGTCTTCCGCGTCGATCGAAAGCTCGCCTTCGGCGCCGAGGTCGCTTCCCTCTATCTTCGCCGTCTTCCCGGACTGTATCGCAAGGTTCCCGCCCGCAAAGAGGGTAGAGCCCTTCCGCGTCGTCGATTCCTCTTTGTTCTTCGTTATGCTCGCGTCTATGTCCAGTTGAATGTCACCGCTGAAGCCCAGCGTCTCCCCGCTCGATCCCAGGCCCGCCGTCGCCTTTACCAGGTTGGCCGTCTTCGCCACCACGTTCTCGGTAAGGAGCGCTATGTTGGCGAGGTAGTACTTCTCCATCGACTCCAGCGCCTCGTAGTCGTCCTCGTCGATGAGGCCCTTCCCCTTATCCTCCCTCGCCTTCCTAATATTTTCCTTGTAGTCGTCATAATCCTTCTTCGCCGTCTCGAGCGCCTTTACCGCCTCGGCAAGCGCCTTCCCGGCGTAGTACACGTCCGTCGCCGCGTGCTTCGCTCCCACCGTCACCACGCCGCTTCCCTTTATCGTCTCGCTCGTCGTCTTCGAGCTCTCCTCCGTGCTGAGAATGTTCACGTTACCGCCGGCGGTAAGCGTAACGTCCCATCCGGCATTCACTTCGGAGCCCGCTATCGTAAGGTCCTTCCCGGCGCTCACGGCGAGGTCGTTCGTTATGTTCAGGATGGACGACGCCTGCGTGATCGTCTCGACGGTCTTCTCGCTCCGCTCGTATTCCACCCGGCCCATTTCGACCGAAACCCTTCCGTTTTCCTCCTTCGCCATGTTGTTCGTGGCGTGCCCGGTTACGAGCGTCGTAAGATACGCGTTCAGCGGGCTCGCCATTCCCCCCGTAAGCGTCATAAGGCCGGCGTATTTCGCCGCCTCCATAACGCTCACGCCCGTCTTCTCGTGCACCTCGCGGTGATAGCTCGTGTTCTTCGCGCTCGTCTCCGTAAAATTCCCCGCGGCGTCGATAGTCGCGTTCTCCGCGTTGAGCGTACTTCCCTCTACATATACATCCGCTCCGCTCCTTACCGTAAGCTCCTTTGCCGTTATGACCGAGCCCACGGCCTTCGTGTAACCGCTCTCCTCCAGGTCAAGCTCCTGGCTGTAGATGTCCTTGGCACCGCCTATGCCGGTCTTTACCGTGGTGTGCGATTCGTCGTGCCGGTCGTAGGCCGCGACAATGTTGACGCTCCCGTCGGCGGAAATATCGGCCAGGTCGCCGGCGGTAAGTGTACTCCCGATGATGTTGGTGTCCTTCCCGGAATGGGACGCGTATGTGCCTCTAACATCCACCGTGGAGCCCTTGACCTTGCTGTCGTAGGTCATGTCCTGACGCGCTTCCTTCCCGTAGATCGACCCGCCCTGGGCGAAGCCGCTCTTCTTTGTCTCTTTCTTGAAGTAGTGCTCGTCGTTTACCGCCACAATGTTTTCCGTCCCGGCGGCGGAGAGCTTCATGTCCTTTCCCGACGACACCGTGCTTCCGATTATATTGATGTCATTACCGCTTTCCACGTTGAGGTCGTCGCCGGTGGTAAAGCTCGATCCCACGACGGTTTTATCGTAGCTTTGAACCTTCGTGGTCTTGCTCTTGTACGCGTTTCCGCTTCTTTTTTTCCCCTTGAACGAATCGGTGTCGTAATCGTTCAGTAAATTGAAATTCCCCGCCGTCTTTACGTCCGCCTTTCCTTCTATGTCCGCGGCGCTTCCCACGAAGTTGACGTCACGGCCCGCGCTCATCGAGAGGTTTCCGTTCACGTCGAGCTCCGACCCGATCGACGTGGTGCCGTCGCTTACCCCCTTCACGCCGTGCCGCCGCTCGTTCTTCACGGCGCGAAGCTTCACCGTCTCGAAGTCGATGTTCCCGCCCGCCTCGATCACCGCGTCGCTACCCGACTTTACCTCCGCCCCCCTGTTCGTGAAATCGCCCCCGGCGTTAATGGAGAGCCTGTCCCCGCTTTCTATCGAGGCCGTCGTTCCCAGGGTCGATCTGATCTCCCCTCTGGTAAGCCTGGTGGTTTTAACCGTCGTCTCGTTTACTATGTTACCGGCGGCGGTTATGCTTACTGTCCTGTCGGCGTTGATGACGGCACTCCTGTTGACGACATCACTTCCCGACACTACATTCACATCCCCGCCTTTAATCTCCGCGATCATACTGCCTGTCGCGTTTGAAGTTTCGTTCACAATGTCGCCCGCGGCCGTAACGTTCAGCGTCTTCCCGGCCTTGATGACGGCGCCCCGGTTGATGATATCGCCCGCCGATACCAGGTCGACCTCGCCGCCCCGTATCTCCGCGGTCATGCCTTCGATGCCGCTCGCCGTGTTGGTGATCTTCCCGGCGTTAACGACGAGAGAGCTCTTCCCCGCGATCAGGCCGCTGTTCGTAAGCCCCTCGGTGATGTCCATGTTCACGGTGCCGGCCGCTATCTTCGCCGTGCCGCCGTTCGTAAAGCCCGCCACTATGTGCTCGGGGATGTAAATCTTGGGCGCGAGCACCGTAATCCCCTTCACCGTCTCCTCAACGTACCATACGATGGGCTCCTGGAGCAGGTTTATCTGTTCCTTCGTAAGCGCCACCCCGACGGCCAGGCTAAGGTCCTTATACGCCGTCGCCGCGTTGTCGAGGAGGTACTTCATCTCCTCCTGGTTGCTCGCTATGTCCTCGCCCAGGTACTTTTCCGCCGTCGCCTGGTAGATGGCGCGCATGATGAGCTGTTCTTCGTAATACGCGTCGCCCAGTATCTTCACGTCCCCGGGGCTGTAGCCGATCCGGTCGAAGAAGTACTGCGAGCCGTACAGGCCGTTCAGGTCGATAAACCGGTTCCTGGTCTCTATGAGGTACGTCGTTCCGGGCGCGGTGTTGATGGCGAACAGGGCGTTGCCATCGACGCTCACGTACCGCGATACGTCGATGGCGCCGGTGTTGACCAGCTCGTTCAGCGCGGCGTTGTTCGTAACGGTGCCGACGCGCCCGCCGGCGGCGCTTCCGGGCGTGCTGCGCTCGATACCGTTGCCGAGCTTGTTCGCGCGTATCGTTACCGTTTTCCCCTGTATCAGGGCCGTGGTGTTGGAGCCAAGAGTGACGGTTTCGTACCGATAGCGCGTGTCGTTGGTGTAATAGGTTTCATACTTTATCTTCCCAAAACCTAAATCGATCTTTTTTGTATGGCGTGTCCTCTTCCCTTCTAATATTTTCTGCGATACGTCGACCGTATGGGTCTCGTTGGTCAGCGTATCGGCGTCGATCGTCAGATTCCCCGCCGCCGATATCTCGCTTCCGTGGTTGAGCACGTCCCCCGCGTTGATGGAGAGGTTCCCCCCCGACACGAGGTATGAGGAAGCGGTGCGCATATCGCCGTTGGTTATTACGTCCCTTGCAAGCACGGCCCAGCTCTTGCCGAAACCCGCGCCGGTGCTCACCCACTCTTTGGTATACGTCCCCAGGTCGGCGCCCGTGTTGACGAGCGTCCCGTCGCTTCCCAGCTCGATCGCCATGTCCCCGTCCGCGCCGATATAGGCGGAATGGTTGTACAGCGTGTTCCCCGACGCGGCCTTGCCGCGTATCGCCATGCCCCCCATGGAGTAGATATATGCGTTGCCCAGCAGGTTGTCGTCGTCGATATTCGTGCTGACGTTGGAGAGCGACGCGCTTTCGAGCGTTATGCCGTTCACGGCGAAGAGGAGGCCGCCGCTGTTGGTGATGCCCTCGGCCGTTATCGCGAGGCGGTCCCCCGAGGATATCTCCGGGAAGATTCCTGAGTCCGCGAGCGCGTCGCTGTTTTCCACGTGCGCCGCGTTTATCGAAATACCGGAGGCGCTGCTAATCCTCCCGTGGTTCGTAAGGTCCCCGCCCGCGTTGATCGTGACGCTTCCGTCCATCTCGAGGGTGGTATCGTTCACCACGTTGGCCGCGTTCAGGGTGAACGCCCTGCCCGCGTACAACAGGCCCGTGGCGCCCGAAAGCGTAATGTCGCCGGTCATGTCGAGGACGAGCGCCCCGGAGGAGGTAATCGCGCCCCCCTCGCCGTCGAGCGCGGCCAGGCCCGTTATATGAACGCTCCCCGTGTCCGTTCCGCCGAGCCTGATGCTCCCGCCCCTGTTATTGAGCGCGTCGTTCGCGGCGATCATGATGTTTCCGCCCGCGGCGATCTCTCCCCCCTCGTTGTCAAGAAGGCCCGTTACGGCGAGATCGTTCACCGCCAGGAGAGAGCCCCTGTTCGCTACCCTCGCCGCGCCGTATTCGAGGTCCCCCAGGGCCAGCGCCGTTCCCGTCTGGATGATCTCACCCGAGCCGGACCATACGCGGACGTCCGTCGCGGCCTGTGCGTTCTTAAGCTCTATGTTCCCGTCCGCGCGTATGCGGATATCCGCGGCGTCCGCCAGCATGTCCGCCTTCGAGCGTACGCCCACGCCCTGTTCATTGCAGACGAGACTGATCCTTCCGGCGTAGATGCTTCCCAGGGCCGAG
The nucleotide sequence above comes from Spirochaetota bacterium. Encoded proteins:
- a CDS encoding DUF4304 domain-containing protein, with product MNSSLKYNNLIKMYFKPFFKEYGFSLEGNTFIIKENSNYGLIDFQKSRKSKNDIVIFTINIGVISNRLIDYFSLNIESPSIEDCHWRQRIGFLLKENNDKWWQIDQGTNVDELYMEIKEYLTSYAISAIQENMHDENLVNLWLSGKSPGLTDIQRLLNLSALVKKMGTYDTRLLAEIITELHQASINKPFFKMVEVHVNKLKNEE
- a CDS encoding hemagglutinin repeat-containing protein, with the protein product MRKPLKTIRRLLGRAFEYALVCVLIAELSIAALPVMAGGIAVDQSASGNKPTVDTAPNGVPLVNLAKTDGRGVSHNKFTDYNVGPGGVILNNSTADGVSVLGGAIYGNPNFRGGCAASLVINEVTGNKASNLRGYTEMFGRRADFILANPNGIVLNGAGFINIPRVTLSTGVPVFDAGVFRGLDIAGGNVSIEGSGVDATQADYFTIVTRMASLSAPVWGRDVSIITGTGFYNHDDRVFTLRDTPEGKPEFAIDASALGSIYAGRISLVCNEQGVGVRSKADMLADAADIRIRADGNIELKNAQAATDVRVWSGSGEIIQTGTALALGDLEYGAARVANRGSLLAVNDLAVTGLLDNEGGEIAAGGNIMIAANDALNNRGGSIRLGGTDTGSVHITGLAALDGEGGAITSSGALVLDMTGDITLSGATGLLYAGRAFTLNAANVVNDTTLEMDGSVTINAGGDLTNHGRISSASGISINAAHVENSDALADSGIFPEISSGDRLAITAEGITNSGGLLFAVNGITLESASLSNVSTNIDDDNLLGNAYIYSMGGMAIRGKAASGNTLYNHSAYIGADGDMAIELGSDGTLVNTGADLGTYTKEWVSTGAGFGKSWAVLARDVITNGDMRTASSYLVSGGNLSINAGDVLNHGSEISAAGNLTIDADTLTNETHTVDVSQKILEGKRTRHTKKIDLGFGKIKYETYYTNDTRYRYETVTLGSNTTALIQGKTVTIRANKLGNGIERSTPGSAAGGRVGTVTNNAALNELVNTGAIDVSRYVSVDGNALFAINTAPGTTYLIETRNRFIDLNGLYGSQYFFDRIGYSPGDVKILGDAYYEEQLIMRAIYQATAEKYLGEDIASNQEEMKYLLDNAATAYKDLSLAVGVALTKEQINLLQEPIVWYVEETVKGITVLAPKIYIPEHIVAGFTNGGTAKIAAGTVNMDITEGLTNSGLIAGKSSLVVNAGKITNTASGIEGMTAEIRGGEVDLVSAGDIINRGAVIKAGKTLNVTAAGDIVNETSNATGSMIAEIKGGDVNVVSGSDVVNRSAVINADRTVSITAAGNIVNETTVKTTRLTRGEIRSTLGTTASIESGDRLSINAGGDFTNRGAEVKSGSDAVIEAGGNIDFETVKLRAVKNERRHGVKGVSDGTTSIGSELDVNGNLSMSAGRDVNFVGSAADIEGKADVKTAGNFNLLNDYDTDSFKGKKRSGNAYKSKTTKVQSYDKTVVGSSFTTGDDLNVESGNDINIIGSTVSSGKDMKLSAAGTENIVAVNDEHYFKKETKKSGFAQGGSIYGKEARQDMTYDSKVKGSTVDVRGTYASHSGKDTNIIGSTLTAGDLADISADGSVNIVAAYDRHDESHTTVKTGIGGAKDIYSQELDLEESGYTKAVGSVITAKELTVRSGADVYVEGSTLNAENATIDAAGNFTETSAKNTSYHREVHEKTGVSVMEAAKYAGLMTLTGGMASPLNAYLTTLVTGHATNNMAKEENGRVSVEMGRVEYERSEKTVETITQASSILNITNDLAVSAGKDLTIAGSEVNAGWDVTLTAGGNVNILSTEESSKTTSETIKGSGVVTVGAKHAATDVYYAGKALAEAVKALETAKKDYDDYKENIRKAREDKGKGLIDEDDYEALESMEKYYLANIALLTENVVAKTANLVKATAGLGSSGETLGFSGDIQLDIDASITKNKEESTTRKGSTLFAGGNLAIQSGKTAKIEGSDLGAEGELSIDAEDVEITAARNTNKSSSSTRQAHINGSYSTNGSWGVNADASYSEMDSESTTWANSRLNATNISITSKNDTTVRGAVVSANEQLDLNVGGNLIVESLQDKSSSGSHSLGLSAGYSESKSGSGLNAGGNFSVSSSTRKWVSEQTSLTGNSVNIYVENKTTLKGAVIASTSNDLTLDTGSFEYIHIKDKDISYNAGAGVNLGSNSTGKPEEKNNTWSVNASYGFSQKRQTNFATIGEGTIIVRDGETDLSGLNRDVTKAQYGTVDIGLKGGFTVDSSTVAFVTDPEGEIKNAIDSLKKGYGDAAKTTEEIYEKSVVMYERTTNFINDKGFYTNKEIRINECIQVWNDDSKYGIGAQLYEKYKEVILGSNFYKDTRTSTDLKLAYIELLGIDPTGTILDEVQQRRHIIREHELDEIARQKIERAYANEAITPMLIGPIDDLFPGFSDLKDLKAAITGYDEFNDKLSGIDRAASIAGAALPIVSGKMVKAGIDVVSEGAEQIAKHGDAVSKITKETKIIENKIKGDAFRDEISYLMNKEGFNVQTEVAKNTPFGKRVIDIEVSKDGRVLGGIETKAGKSPYTPSQRAKDNWLKQQGYQVDVVRDK